A region of the Wenzhouxiangella sp. XN24 genome:
GACGATGCTGTCGGCGGAACCGATGAGTCCCGAGGCTTTTTACGCGACCTTCCTGTCCATTCTCGAGGTCCATGGATACATCGCGGTGCCGGCAGGCGATCTCGTCAAGATCCTGCCCGATGCGAATGCACGACAGGTTCCGGGCGTAGACCTGCCGCGAGCCCAGCCCGGCAGCCCGGACGAGATCGTCACCCAGGTGGTCACGATCAAGAACATCGGCGCCGCCCAGCTGGTGCCGATCCTGCGGCCGTTGATTCCGCAGTACGGCCACCTGGCGGCCCACCAGGCCTCGAACATGCTCATCATCTCGGATCGTGCGGCCAACGTGAACCGGCTGCTGCGGATCATCCAGCGCATCGACACCGGCGCCGACGCGGACATCGAGGTGATCCCCCTGCAACATGCTTCCGCCGGAGACGTCGTCCGCGTCGTATCGGCACTGCGCGAGGCGAGCATGGGCGGCGAGACGACCAAGCCCATCGGGCTGGTGGCGGACGATCGCACCAACAGCGTCCTGATCAGCGGCGACGAGCTCGCCCGGCTGCGGCTGCGCGCCCTCATCTCGCACCTGGATACACCGCTGGAAGAAGGCGGCAACACGCAGGTCGTTTATCTCCACTACGCGGATGCCGAGGATCTCGCCCAGCGACTGGGCGAACAGGCCACGGCCGATTCGAACCTCGGCGCCGCCGGCGGCGCCCCGCAGCAGGGCGGCGGCGCGGTTCGCCGCGAGGACGGCGTGTTGATCTGGGCCGACCCCGGCACCAACGCGCTCGTCATCACGGCCCCGTCCGAGGTCATGCGCAGCCTGAAAATGGTCATCGACAAGCTCGACATCCGCCGCGCGCAGGTGCTGGTCGAGGCGATCGTCGCCGAGGTCTCCTACAACCGCGCCGCCGAACTCGGCGTCACGTGGGCGCTGGACGGCAGCAACGACAACAACATCATCGGCCTGACGAAACTCGGCTCCGGCGGCAACATCAGCGACATCGCCGGCGCCGCGCTCTCCGGCGATTCCGGCCTCGCCCAGGCCATCGGTGGCCTGCCGCAGGGCATCCTGCTGGGCGGCGGACGGATCAACAGCAGCTCCGGCACCAACTGGGGCGTGGTGCTGCGCGCCCTGCTCAGCGACTCCGACACGAACGTGCTGTCCACGCCGTCGATCACGACCATGGACAACGAGGAAGCCGAGATCAAGGTCGGGCAGGAAGTGCCGTTCCTGACGGGCCAGTTCACGAACACCGGCGCATCCCAGGGCTCGGTCAATCCCT
Encoded here:
- the gspD gene encoding type II secretion system secretin GspD — encoded protein: MMILDRRPTGAPGRFTALFLALLLTLATPAALAQQPTITPNYKDADLRQIIEAVSAITGRNFIIDPRVRAQVTMLSAEPMSPEAFYATFLSILEVHGYIAVPAGDLVKILPDANARQVPGVDLPRAQPGSPDEIVTQVVTIKNIGAAQLVPILRPLIPQYGHLAAHQASNMLIISDRAANVNRLLRIIQRIDTGADADIEVIPLQHASAGDVVRVVSALREASMGGETTKPIGLVADDRTNSVLISGDELARLRLRALISHLDTPLEEGGNTQVVYLHYADAEDLAQRLGEQATADSNLGAAGGAPQQGGGAVRREDGVLIWADPGTNALVITAPSEVMRSLKMVIDKLDIRRAQVLVEAIVAEVSYNRAAELGVTWALDGSNDNNIIGLTKLGSGGNISDIAGAALSGDSGLAQAIGGLPQGILLGGGRINSSSGTNWGVVLRALLSDSDTNVLSTPSITTMDNEEAEIKVGQEVPFLTGQFTNTGASQGSVNPFQTIERKDVGLTLRVTPQINDGDAVVMTVALETSNLSRSGAGGAVDLITNQRSINQKVLIENGEILVLGGLVSDDLIQSEQKVPLLGDLPILGHLFRSQSATTEKRTLMVFLRPVILRDGPQAAMETNAKYRQMQDAQSGAAERGSQFLNRNVPSPEIPDFESLKPASEGYVPPPPDDEIEDSAPVKDYGDRDD